The following coding sequences are from one Halomonas sp. HAL1 window:
- the dapD gene encoding 2,3,4,5-tetrahydropyridine-2,6-dicarboxylate N-succinyltransferase, translating to MLSFALGIGTQNTQGDWLEIYYPAPLFNPDASLVAAAQQALDAPQGNAAISFLPEDCTHLAKALEAAGHSAQAELAEALSASQRPLVAMFLDTDQPPQTAPEVYLKLHLLSHRLVKPHGLDLTGMFGLLRNIAWTNEGAIDIEELPARRLKARMAGRALSVDCVDKFPKMTDYVVPTGIRIGDTARVRLGAYLGEGTTVMHEGFVNFNAGAEGPGMIEGRISAGVMVGKGSDLGGGCSTMGTLSGGGNIVIKVGEGCLIGANAGIGIPLGDRCTVEAGLYITAGSKVTLLDDQGQEVKTVSARELASQDDQLWRRNSQNGRIECLTNKSAIALNEALHAHN from the coding sequence ATGCTGAGCTTTGCGCTTGGAATTGGCACCCAAAACACTCAGGGCGATTGGCTGGAAATCTACTACCCGGCACCGCTATTCAATCCCGATGCGAGCTTGGTAGCCGCTGCTCAGCAAGCGCTGGATGCGCCGCAAGGCAACGCTGCGATTAGCTTTTTGCCTGAAGACTGCACACACCTGGCAAAAGCCTTAGAGGCCGCTGGCCACTCCGCTCAAGCAGAGCTCGCTGAAGCGCTTTCCGCTAGCCAGCGCCCGCTGGTGGCCATGTTTCTGGACACCGACCAGCCACCACAGACCGCTCCCGAGGTCTACCTCAAGCTCCATTTGCTTTCCCACCGTTTAGTAAAGCCCCACGGGCTGGACCTGACCGGCATGTTTGGTCTGCTACGCAATATTGCCTGGACCAACGAAGGCGCGATCGATATTGAAGAGCTGCCTGCACGCCGCTTGAAGGCGCGCATGGCGGGGCGCGCGCTCTCCGTGGACTGCGTCGACAAATTTCCCAAAATGACCGACTACGTGGTGCCTACCGGTATCCGCATCGGCGACACTGCCCGCGTGCGTCTTGGCGCTTACTTGGGCGAAGGCACCACCGTGATGCACGAAGGCTTTGTCAACTTCAATGCAGGCGCCGAAGGCCCCGGCATGATCGAAGGCCGCATTTCGGCGGGTGTAATGGTCGGCAAAGGTTCAGACCTCGGCGGCGGCTGCTCGACCATGGGCACCCTCTCCGGCGGCGGCAATATCGTCATTAAAGTCGGCGAAGGCTGCTTAATCGGCGCCAACGCTGGCATCGGCATTCCCCTGGGTGACCGCTGCACGGTGGAAGCGGGTCTCTATATTACTGCTGGCTCCAAAGTAACGCTGCTGGATGATCAGGGCCAGGAAGTAAAAACCGTTTCTGCCCGCGAGCTGGCAAGCCAGGACGATCAGCTGTGGCGCCGCAACTCGCAGAACGGCCGCATTGAGTGCCTGACCAACAAAAGTGCCATCGCCCTGAACGAGGCGTTGCATGCCCACAACTGA
- the dapE gene encoding succinyl-diaminopimelate desuccinylase, which produces MPTTEPEALSPTLQLAFELLSRASVTPDDEGCQELMIERLTALGFNVERLPFGDVKNFWAVRGHHGPVVAFAGHTDVVPSGPYINWQYPPFEPCIDAEGMLCGRGAADMKGSLASMLTAVERFVANHPEHDGRIAFLITSDEEGPAVDGTRAVVEHLRERNERLDYCIVGEPSSTDRLGDVIKNGRRGSLGATLHIKGVQGHVAYPHLARNPIHQAMPALDALVNEHWDAGNDFFPATSFQISNLRAGTGATNVIPGDVEVVFNFRFSTEVTHHQLQSRTEAILDQHGLEYQVDWTLNGEPFLTAEGALVDAAIKGVEAVTGERPALSTSGGTSDGRFIATLGAQVVELGPLNDTIHKVNERVRASDLDDLSRIYEATLQALLISGEVNV; this is translated from the coding sequence ATGCCCACAACTGAGCCTGAAGCGCTGTCGCCGACGCTGCAACTTGCCTTTGAGCTGCTCAGCCGAGCCTCGGTAACGCCGGACGACGAAGGTTGCCAGGAACTCATGATCGAGCGTTTAACAGCGCTCGGTTTCAATGTTGAGCGGCTGCCATTTGGCGATGTAAAGAATTTTTGGGCAGTGCGCGGTCATCACGGCCCCGTCGTGGCTTTCGCGGGCCACACCGATGTGGTGCCCAGCGGCCCTTATATCAACTGGCAGTACCCCCCGTTCGAGCCCTGCATCGACGCAGAGGGAATGCTGTGCGGGCGTGGCGCTGCCGATATGAAAGGCAGCCTCGCTTCCATGCTGACCGCCGTTGAACGCTTTGTCGCGAATCATCCAGAGCACGACGGCCGCATTGCCTTTCTGATCACTTCCGACGAAGAGGGCCCGGCGGTCGACGGCACCCGCGCGGTGGTTGAACATCTTCGCGAGCGCAATGAGCGCCTCGATTACTGCATTGTCGGCGAGCCTTCGTCCACCGATCGGCTGGGTGATGTGATCAAAAACGGACGTCGCGGATCGCTCGGCGCCACGCTACACATCAAGGGCGTGCAAGGCCACGTGGCCTATCCGCATTTAGCACGCAATCCTATCCATCAAGCGATGCCAGCACTCGACGCGCTAGTCAATGAGCATTGGGACGCGGGCAACGACTTCTTCCCTGCCACCAGCTTTCAGATTTCTAACCTGCGCGCAGGCACCGGGGCCACTAATGTGATTCCTGGCGATGTGGAAGTGGTGTTTAACTTTCGTTTCTCCACCGAGGTTACCCATCATCAACTTCAGTCGCGCACCGAGGCCATTCTCGACCAGCATGGATTGGAATATCAGGTAGACTGGACGCTCAACGGCGAGCCGTTTTTAACCGCGGAAGGCGCGCTGGTTGACGCCGCCATTAAAGGCGTTGAAGCAGTGACTGGCGAGCGCCCAGCGCTTTCTACCAGCGGCGGCACCTCGGATGGCCGCTTCATTGCTACCCTGGGCGCTCAGGTGGTCGAGCTAGGCCCGCTGAACGACACCATCCACAAGGTCAATGAGCGCGTTCGCGCTAGCGACCTCGACGACTTAAGCCGGATTTACGAAGCGACGCTGCAAGCGCTGCTCATCTCCGGCGAGGTAAACGTATGA
- a CDS encoding cold-shock protein, translating to MNPKVVFRCFLISVLLAAPTPLLLAGIVRLTNSALAEQLMEVLADSSGVYIAVAIGCFIVLCIGTLASAAFAPSVVVASDVVARPKPAARQPQAAAPMDDDEEEDIIDPNDGREEGEVKWFNTNKGYGFITRDNGEDVFVHFRAIRGRGPRMLAEGQIVRYHVIKNERGLQADDVSIIE from the coding sequence ATGAACCCAAAAGTTGTGTTTCGCTGTTTCTTAATCAGTGTATTACTTGCCGCCCCCACGCCACTTCTGTTGGCGGGGATTGTTCGTTTAACCAATAGTGCCCTCGCCGAGCAATTAATGGAGGTGTTGGCAGACAGTAGCGGTGTCTATATTGCTGTTGCTATCGGGTGTTTTATTGTTCTGTGTATTGGCACATTAGCGTCTGCTGCTTTTGCGCCCTCAGTAGTGGTGGCGTCTGATGTGGTAGCACGTCCTAAGCCTGCAGCGCGCCAGCCTCAAGCGGCTGCTCCCATGGACGATGATGAGGAAGAAGATATCATTGACCCCAATGATGGCCGTGAAGAGGGGGAAGTGAAGTGGTTCAATACTAACAAAGGCTATGGTTTTATTACCCGCGATAATGGTGAAGATGTCTTTGTACACTTTCGCGCCATTCGCGGCCGTGGCCCGCGTATGTTAGCTGAAGGCCAAATTGTGCGTTATCACGTGATTAAAAATGAGCGTGGTTTGCAGGCCGACGATGTGAGTATTATTGAGTAA
- a CDS encoding SlyX family protein, whose amino-acid sequence MTHELSPAELTQLVESLENRLAHQEHWLDTLDQAVIQQERRLEKLEQLSGLMRERLREQHQALQASEPQGGQRPEDELPPHY is encoded by the coding sequence ATGACCCACGAATTATCGCCTGCCGAGCTAACCCAGCTTGTTGAATCTTTAGAAAACCGCTTAGCGCATCAAGAGCACTGGCTGGACACGCTGGACCAAGCGGTGATTCAGCAGGAGCGCCGCCTGGAAAAACTGGAACAGTTGAGTGGGCTGATGCGCGAACGCCTGCGCGAGCAGCATCAAGCACTTCAAGCAAGCGAACCTCAGGGCGGCCAGCGCCCCGAGGATGAACTTCCGCCACACTATTAA
- the rpmG gene encoding 50S ribosomal protein L33: MRDKIKLVSSAGTGHFYTTDKNKRNTPDKFEFKKFDPVVRKHVIYKEAKIK, encoded by the coding sequence ATGCGCGATAAAATCAAGCTGGTGTCTAGTGCCGGTACAGGTCACTTCTACACTACTGATAAGAACAAGCGGAATACCCCGGATAAGTTCGAATTCAAGAAATTCGACCCGGTTGTCCGTAAGCACGTTATCTACAAGGAAGCCAAGATCAAGTAA
- a CDS encoding class I SAM-dependent rRNA methyltransferase, producing the protein MTQRLRLNKNADRRLKAGHLWIYSNEVDIKETPLKNFAAGETALVEASNGKVMAVAYVNPHSLIAARVMSRDPEMRLDRSLFVHRFNQALALRQRLYEQPYYRLIHGEGDLLPGLVIDRFGDVLVVQLNTAGMQALADEIVDALEKVVKPEVIVFRNDTGGRRQEGLEAHVDVIKGTLPDEVVLEENGARFVVPVLNGQKTGWFFDHRVNREWLNRQVAGKRVLDVFSYVGGWGVQAAVHGAKEVICLDSSGPALDQVARNAELNGVQEKVAVSEGDAFEALAALKAEGEEFDVVILDPPAFIKKRKDIPNGERAYARLNREAMRLLGRDGLLMSASCSMHLAPERLMDVVRGAVRHQDRHGQVIFQGHQGPDHPVHPAIPETSYLKALGVRVFRD; encoded by the coding sequence GTGACCCAACGCCTGCGCCTGAATAAAAATGCTGACCGCCGCCTGAAAGCGGGCCATCTCTGGATCTACTCCAATGAAGTAGATATCAAAGAGACGCCGCTGAAAAACTTTGCGGCAGGCGAAACCGCCCTGGTAGAAGCCTCCAACGGAAAAGTCATGGCGGTGGCTTACGTTAATCCCCATTCCTTAATCGCGGCCCGCGTCATGTCACGTGACCCTGAAATGCGCTTGGATCGTTCGCTGTTTGTGCACCGCTTTAACCAAGCGCTGGCACTACGTCAGCGTCTTTATGAGCAGCCGTATTACCGCTTGATTCACGGTGAAGGCGATTTGCTGCCAGGCTTGGTGATTGATCGTTTTGGCGATGTTCTCGTCGTGCAGCTCAATACGGCTGGCATGCAGGCGTTGGCTGATGAGATTGTTGATGCGCTTGAAAAAGTCGTCAAGCCTGAAGTGATCGTTTTCCGTAATGACACTGGCGGTCGTCGTCAGGAAGGTCTCGAGGCCCACGTTGACGTTATCAAGGGCACGTTGCCTGACGAAGTGGTGCTGGAAGAGAACGGTGCACGTTTTGTCGTGCCGGTACTTAATGGCCAGAAAACCGGTTGGTTCTTCGATCACCGTGTTAATCGAGAATGGCTCAATCGCCAAGTGGCCGGTAAGCGCGTGCTGGATGTCTTCAGCTACGTGGGCGGCTGGGGTGTGCAGGCAGCCGTTCACGGCGCGAAAGAGGTGATTTGCCTAGACTCTTCGGGTCCAGCGCTAGATCAGGTTGCACGTAACGCCGAGCTCAATGGCGTTCAGGAAAAAGTGGCTGTTAGTGAAGGCGATGCATTTGAAGCCTTAGCAGCATTGAAGGCAGAGGGTGAGGAGTTTGACGTGGTCATTCTTGATCCGCCTGCGTTCATCAAAAAGCGTAAGGATATCCCTAACGGCGAGCGTGCCTATGCCCGCTTGAACCGCGAAGCCATGCGCTTGCTGGGTCGCGACGGCCTGTTGATGTCCGCCTCCTGCTCAATGCACCTAGCGCCCGAGCGGTTGATGGATGTGGTCCGTGGCGCCGTTCGCCACCAGGATCGCCATGGCCAGGTGATTTTCCAAGGCCATCAAGGCCCTGATCACCCAGTACACCCAGCCATTCCTGAAACGTCTTACCTGAAAGCGTTGGGAGTGCGTGTGTTCCGCGACTAA
- the ald gene encoding alanine dehydrogenase — protein MKIAVPKEIKNHEYRVALTPTGARELAGRGHQVSVQASAGEGAGFTDADYQAAGAQVEADVDTLWRNAELILKVKEPQPDEVARLTPQHTLFTYLHLAAEEPLTRGLMKSGATCIAYETITDARGGLPLLAPMSTVAGRMAVQAGAHSLEKAQGGAGVLLPGVPGVAPGKVTVIGGGVVGENAARMALGLGAEVTILDKSLARLEVLDDRYQGRIKTVYSTADALETATRESDMIIGAVLVPGAAAPKLITRRMLADMKPGSVLVDVAIDQGGCFETSKPTTHAEPTYIVEGIVHYCVANMPGAVARTSTQGLTNATLPFVLALADKGWQQALRDDPHFLPGLNVHAGQVTYQAVADAFGLESSNPASVVGG, from the coding sequence ATGAAAATCGCCGTCCCCAAAGAGATCAAAAACCACGAGTATCGTGTCGCGTTGACGCCCACTGGTGCGCGAGAGTTAGCCGGTCGTGGTCACCAGGTCAGCGTTCAAGCTAGTGCCGGTGAAGGCGCTGGCTTTACCGATGCCGATTACCAGGCCGCCGGTGCTCAGGTCGAAGCCGATGTGGACACACTGTGGCGCAATGCCGAGCTAATCCTCAAGGTGAAAGAGCCCCAGCCTGACGAGGTAGCGCGGCTCACTCCACAGCATACTCTGTTCACCTATCTTCACCTGGCCGCCGAAGAGCCCCTCACCCGCGGATTAATGAAAAGCGGCGCCACCTGTATTGCCTACGAGACGATTACTGATGCCCGCGGCGGCTTGCCGCTACTTGCGCCTATGAGCACCGTAGCAGGGCGAATGGCCGTTCAAGCCGGTGCCCATAGCCTGGAAAAAGCCCAGGGCGGTGCAGGCGTGCTGCTGCCCGGCGTGCCCGGTGTGGCGCCGGGGAAAGTGACGGTTATCGGTGGTGGCGTCGTCGGGGAAAACGCCGCTCGCATGGCGCTGGGGTTGGGTGCGGAAGTGACCATTCTGGATAAATCCCTAGCGCGGCTGGAAGTGTTGGATGACCGCTATCAGGGACGCATCAAAACGGTTTATTCCACCGCCGATGCACTTGAAACGGCTACCCGTGAGTCGGATATGATCATTGGCGCGGTGCTAGTGCCCGGCGCCGCTGCACCTAAGTTGATCACTCGCCGCATGCTAGCTGATATGAAGCCTGGTAGCGTGTTGGTCGATGTGGCGATTGATCAGGGCGGCTGTTTTGAAACCAGCAAGCCCACCACCCACGCCGAACCGACCTATATCGTTGAGGGCATTGTTCACTACTGCGTCGCCAATATGCCCGGCGCCGTGGCCCGCACCTCTACCCAGGGGCTGACTAACGCCACGCTGCCCTTCGTGCTCGCCCTGGCGGATAAAGGCTGGCAGCAAGCGCTACGTGACGACCCGCACTTCCTGCCCGGGCTTAATGTGCATGCTGGCCAAGTTACTTATCAAGCCGTGGCAGACGCCTTTGGGCTAGAAAGTAGTAATCCCGCAAGTGTTGTCGGAGGTTAA
- the mutM gene encoding bifunctional DNA-formamidopyrimidine glycosylase/DNA-(apurinic or apyrimidinic site) lyase, which yields MPELPEVETTRRGIAPYIEGQEVTEVLVRQPRLRVPVPDDLAERLVGARIGVLKRRAKYLQIPIQPVSALADDAGATLLWHLGMSGSLRIAQVGDLPKKHDHVDVVTANGYVLRYHDPRRFGFVDWQAADAAQDKRLAHLGPEPLSDAFNGKWLYTLSRNKRVAVKPFLMDNQVVVGAGNIYAAEALFMAGIDPRRAAGRVSRARYDALALAVKEVLAAAITQGGTTLRDFVSGQGEPGYFAQRLNVYGRHGQPCLRCGAELRRITLGQRASVFCPGCQR from the coding sequence ATGCCCGAACTCCCCGAAGTTGAAACCACCCGCCGCGGGATTGCGCCTTATATTGAAGGTCAGGAAGTCACCGAAGTGCTGGTGCGTCAGCCGCGGCTACGCGTACCCGTGCCGGATGACTTGGCCGAGCGGTTGGTGGGCGCACGCATTGGCGTACTGAAGCGGCGGGCAAAATATCTGCAGATTCCAATTCAGCCGGTTAGCGCGCTTGCAGATGATGCTGGCGCCACGCTGTTATGGCATTTGGGCATGTCGGGCAGCCTGCGTATTGCCCAGGTGGGGGATTTGCCTAAAAAGCATGACCATGTCGATGTGGTCACCGCTAACGGCTATGTATTGCGCTATCACGACCCTCGTCGGTTTGGCTTTGTGGATTGGCAGGCCGCAGACGCAGCGCAGGATAAACGGCTTGCTCATTTGGGCCCAGAGCCACTGTCTGATGCGTTTAACGGTAAATGGCTCTACACGCTTTCGCGCAACAAACGCGTGGCGGTAAAACCATTTCTGATGGATAACCAGGTGGTGGTGGGTGCGGGCAATATTTATGCTGCGGAAGCGCTGTTTATGGCGGGTATTGATCCGCGCCGTGCAGCGGGGAGAGTGTCCCGCGCCCGCTATGATGCCCTCGCCTTGGCTGTGAAAGAGGTATTGGCAGCGGCGATTACCCAGGGCGGCACTACGCTGAGAGACTTTGTTAGCGGCCAGGGTGAGCCCGGCTACTTTGCTCAGCGGCTAAATGTTTACGGCCGCCACGGTCAGCCCTGTTTGCGCTGCGGCGCGGAGCTTCGCCGCATTACGCTAGGCCAGCGAGCCAGTGTGTTTTGCCCCGGTTGCCAGCGCTAA
- the dapC gene encoding succinyldiaminopimelate transaminase yields the protein MNADLDALHPYPFEKLAALKATLTPPTELAHIPLTIGEPQHAPYPAALDALVAHQLEMARYPATNGLPALREAIANWATQRFQLRDLDSEQHVVPVNGTREAIFAFVQAALDRTRPAKVAVPNPFYQIYEGAALLAGGEPLYLDCTAENNFRPDVNAVSAETWREVQIVFICSPGNPTGAVTPIEEFKQLIALADEHDFIIASDECYSELYLDETAPPPGLLQACAELGRNDYRRCVVFHSLSKRSNLPGLRSGFVAGDAALLTPFKRYRTYHGCAMSLPIQHASIAAWQDEQHVRANRDAYREKFSAVTDVLAPVMSFPAPQASFYLWPAVPGGDDIAFTQRLFAEQHVSVLPGSLMGRTGANGINPGAGRVRLALVAELAPTLEAAQRIRHLIERG from the coding sequence ATGAACGCCGATCTCGACGCCCTGCATCCCTACCCGTTTGAAAAGCTGGCGGCGCTAAAGGCGACGCTCACTCCGCCCACCGAGCTCGCCCATATACCGCTGACCATTGGCGAACCACAGCACGCGCCCTACCCAGCAGCGCTTGATGCCCTAGTAGCGCACCAATTGGAAATGGCCCGCTACCCGGCCACCAACGGCCTGCCAGCGCTTCGTGAAGCCATCGCTAACTGGGCAACGCAGCGCTTTCAGCTACGCGACCTCGACAGCGAACAGCATGTCGTTCCGGTCAACGGCACCCGGGAAGCGATTTTTGCCTTTGTGCAGGCAGCCTTGGATCGCACACGCCCGGCGAAAGTCGCGGTACCCAATCCGTTTTATCAGATTTATGAAGGCGCGGCGCTCTTGGCAGGCGGTGAACCGCTCTATCTAGACTGCACCGCTGAGAACAATTTCCGACCTGACGTTAACGCTGTGTCCGCCGAGACATGGCGTGAAGTGCAGATCGTGTTTATCTGCTCACCGGGCAACCCCACCGGGGCTGTCACGCCCATTGAGGAGTTCAAGCAACTCATTGCACTGGCCGATGAGCACGATTTCATCATTGCCTCAGACGAGTGCTATTCGGAACTTTATCTGGACGAGACCGCCCCACCGCCCGGTCTATTACAAGCCTGCGCCGAACTGGGCCGTAACGATTATCGGCGTTGCGTAGTATTTCACTCGCTCTCCAAACGCTCTAACTTGCCCGGCCTGCGCTCGGGTTTTGTGGCGGGCGATGCAGCTCTGCTAACCCCCTTCAAGCGCTACCGCACCTACCACGGCTGCGCCATGTCGCTACCCATTCAGCACGCGTCAATCGCCGCCTGGCAGGATGAGCAGCACGTGCGCGCTAACCGCGACGCCTACCGGGAAAAATTTAGCGCAGTGACCGATGTGCTTGCGCCTGTCATGAGCTTCCCAGCGCCTCAAGCCAGTTTCTATCTCTGGCCCGCAGTACCGGGCGGCGATGACATCGCTTTCACCCAGCGCCTGTTTGCCGAGCAGCATGTAAGCGTATTACCCGGCAGCTTAATGGGCCGCACGGGGGCAAACGGCATTAACCCCGGCGCAGGACGTGTGCGATTAGCGCTGGTAGCCGAACTGGCGCCTACGCTGGAAGCGGCGCAGCGTATCCGTCATCTTATTGAGCGCGGTTAA
- a CDS encoding thioesterase family protein, translating to MEWALPDPFVIDIRVADEAIDAYQHVNNSEYLRWVEQISWAHSEALGLSLERYRELDRAMVVHRHELDYLAPAFAGDELQLATWIVDCDERFSLTRRFQLARTSDSKTLLYARTRFACVALSTGRPKRLPEEYRRIYGGAVIVE from the coding sequence ATGGAGTGGGCGCTGCCCGATCCTTTTGTGATCGATATCCGTGTCGCTGATGAGGCAATTGATGCTTATCAGCACGTTAACAACAGCGAGTACCTGCGCTGGGTTGAGCAGATTAGCTGGGCGCACTCTGAAGCGCTCGGCCTCTCGCTTGAGCGTTACCGAGAGCTTGACCGTGCGATGGTGGTTCACCGTCATGAACTGGACTACCTCGCACCTGCTTTTGCAGGCGATGAGCTACAGTTGGCGACCTGGATTGTCGATTGCGATGAACGCTTCAGTCTGACGCGGCGTTTTCAACTAGCGCGTACCAGCGATTCCAAAACACTGCTTTATGCCCGCACGCGCTTTGCCTGCGTGGCGCTCTCAACGGGGCGGCCCAAACGCTTGCCCGAGGAGTATCGGCGCATCTATGGCGGCGCCGTTATCGTTGAGTGA
- a CDS encoding Spx/MgsR family RNA polymerase-binding regulatory protein, producing MLTLYIINTCDTCRKARKALEGKGIAFKTYDLRKDGLSAGLLEHILERVPLVDVVNKRSKTWRDLPQEEKDAFDTSARQMLVKHPTLLKRPLLEVDDSTMLVGYRDGDYDKLSG from the coding sequence ATGCTGACGCTCTATATTATTAATACCTGCGACACCTGCCGTAAGGCGCGAAAAGCCTTGGAAGGCAAAGGTATTGCGTTCAAGACCTACGACCTGCGCAAAGATGGCCTTTCGGCGGGTCTGCTTGAGCATATTTTAGAACGCGTACCGCTTGTCGATGTCGTCAACAAACGTAGCAAAACCTGGCGCGACCTCCCTCAAGAAGAGAAAGATGCCTTTGATACGTCAGCTCGCCAGATGCTGGTGAAACATCCCACGCTACTGAAGCGACCGCTACTAGAAGTAGACGACTCAACCATGTTGGTTGGCTACCGCGACGGCGATTACGACAAGCTGAGCGGTTAG